In Alkalihalobacillus sp. FSL W8-0930, a single window of DNA contains:
- a CDS encoding VOC family protein, translated as MIQGLGHITFSVSNMERSVPFYSSLLGVSPVVLGEKTAYFEAGGIWIALNLQTDIRRDDIYDSYSHVAFSMKPEDMDQMHDTLNSLQANVVPGRSRDPSSEGESIYVRDPDGHLIEFHTGSLTQRLEHLKKTNSSLLVKDPTT; from the coding sequence ATGATTCAAGGACTTGGCCATATTACTTTTTCTGTTTCAAACATGGAACGGTCTGTACCATTTTATTCATCTCTTTTAGGTGTTTCACCCGTTGTGTTAGGAGAGAAAACCGCGTATTTTGAAGCGGGTGGTATCTGGATTGCATTGAATCTTCAAACTGATATTAGGCGAGATGACATCTACGACTCGTATTCACATGTTGCCTTTTCTATGAAGCCAGAGGACATGGATCAGATGCATGATACACTCAACTCGCTTCAGGCGAATGTCGTTCCAGGGAGAAGCCGTGATCCATCTAGTGAGGGGGAATCCATATATGTGCGTGATCCTGATGGACACCTTATTGAATTTCATACAGGATCGCTTACACAGCGGTTGGAGCACCTTAAGAAAACCAATTCATCTCTACTTGTTAAGGATCCGACCACATAA
- a CDS encoding MFS transporter: protein MKSKIQLPLQTSNLVVGFMVWVMISALIPFITEDIRVPQEGLALVTALPVILGSILRIPFGYYANVLGARTIFLSSFILLLFPVFYLSEATSFTDLLIAGVFLGIGGAVFSVGVTSLPKYYPKEKHGLVNGIYGAGNIGTAVTTFAAPMIAVHIGWSQTVKVYIGILLLFILMNVFLGDRTETKVQSPIADQIKEVYKNEKLWFFSLFYFITFGSFVAFTIYLPNFLVDHFGIDKVDAGMRTAGFITLATFMRPIGGWLGDKLQPFLLLMGTFLIYTISAIVLAFSPSIGLYTVGTLAIAVCAGIGNGIIFKLVPLYFSKQSGIVNGIVSMMGGLGGFFPPILLSFIFSMTGHYSIGFMLLSQLSLASLVIVVWMYYQGRLHLAGEVFDSTGQGILVTDVSGTIKSVNPAFQQLTGFDQSEVIGQKPSVLKSGKHSKSFYDLMWSEISKNGMWQGEIWNKRKNGEDYLQWLTISEVKDDSGNVIRYVGTFSDLTHYEQSVEVASSELGVKGD from the coding sequence ATGAAAAGTAAGATCCAATTACCACTTCAGACATCAAACTTAGTTGTTGGGTTTATGGTATGGGTTATGATCTCTGCGTTAATTCCATTTATTACAGAGGATATTAGAGTGCCACAAGAAGGTCTTGCACTTGTTACAGCGTTGCCTGTTATCTTAGGCTCCATTTTGCGAATTCCCTTTGGATATTATGCAAATGTATTAGGAGCGCGAACTATCTTTCTTTCAAGTTTTATCCTCCTTCTATTCCCCGTTTTTTACTTAAGCGAAGCTACTTCTTTTACTGATTTACTTATAGCTGGTGTTTTTCTTGGAATTGGTGGAGCCGTGTTTTCAGTTGGTGTAACATCCCTGCCAAAATACTATCCAAAAGAGAAACATGGCTTGGTAAACGGAATATACGGGGCTGGTAATATCGGTACGGCCGTCACGACTTTTGCTGCACCTATGATTGCTGTTCATATTGGTTGGTCTCAAACGGTAAAGGTCTATATTGGTATATTACTTCTGTTTATCCTAATGAATGTGTTTTTAGGAGATCGTACCGAAACGAAGGTACAATCACCAATAGCGGATCAAATAAAAGAAGTATATAAAAATGAGAAGCTGTGGTTTTTTTCACTCTTTTATTTTATTACGTTCGGTTCCTTTGTTGCTTTCACCATTTATCTTCCAAATTTCTTGGTTGATCATTTTGGGATTGATAAGGTGGATGCTGGAATGCGAACAGCAGGTTTCATAACATTAGCCACATTTATGCGTCCAATTGGAGGGTGGCTTGGTGACAAGCTCCAGCCTTTTCTTTTATTAATGGGGACCTTTTTGATATACACGATCTCCGCGATTGTTCTTGCCTTTTCTCCATCTATAGGCTTATATACCGTAGGAACTCTTGCAATTGCTGTCTGTGCTGGTATTGGTAACGGTATAATCTTTAAGCTCGTTCCATTGTACTTTTCCAAGCAATCAGGCATTGTGAATGGCATAGTCTCCATGATGGGAGGGCTCGGTGGGTTTTTTCCACCAATCCTTTTATCGTTCATTTTTTCCATGACAGGACACTATTCCATTGGATTTATGTTATTATCTCAACTCTCTCTTGCAAGTCTCGTGATTGTGGTTTGGATGTATTATCAAGGTCGACTCCATCTGGCAGGGGAAGTATTTGATTCTACTGGTCAAGGCATTCTCGTTACTGACGTATCTGGCACCATTAAGAGCGTTAACCCGGCCTTTCAACAGCTCACAGGATTTGATCAATCTGAAGTAATTGGTCAAAAACCAAGTGTCTTAAAGTCAGGTAAACATTCTAAATCCTTTTATGATTTGATGTGGTCGGAAATCAGCAAGAATGGAATGTGGCAAGGAGAGATATGGAACAAACGCAAAAATGGAGAGGATTACTTACAATGGTTAACCATCAGTGAGGTAAAAGACGACAGTGGAAATGTTATACGATACGTAGGAACTTTCTCAGATCTAACACATTATGAACAGTCAGTGGAAGTCGCCTCATCTGAATTAGGTGTAAAAGGTGATTAA
- a CDS encoding polysaccharide deacetylase family protein, with the protein MRRLLWLVFVICFFMFMLDSPISTAKTKDRYDYEQTGKAIWDIPTTKPLIALTFDDGPHPVYTEKIMEILDRYDAKATFFVTGEQVEKLPDVVRKAADHGHEIGNHTYHHVPLFGISKSALRSEIKQTEKLIVETTGVHPRLFRPVAGYYDDVIIETAAEEQYQVIMWSWHQDSRDWANPGVGSIIRNVLPNVHPGDIILFHDAGGKRVQTVQALEVIIPALIEDGYELVTVSDLIKLTNHWTLFEHL; encoded by the coding sequence ATGAGAAGGCTGTTATGGTTGGTTTTCGTTATTTGTTTTTTTATGTTCATGCTCGATTCTCCCATTTCCACTGCTAAAACGAAGGACCGGTACGATTATGAGCAGACGGGGAAGGCGATCTGGGATATTCCTACAACAAAACCGTTAATTGCTTTAACATTCGATGACGGGCCACATCCGGTGTATACAGAGAAGATTATGGAGATTCTTGATCGATATGATGCAAAAGCAACGTTCTTTGTCACGGGAGAGCAAGTTGAGAAGCTACCAGATGTCGTAAGAAAAGCAGCTGATCACGGACATGAGATCGGGAACCATACGTACCACCATGTTCCACTCTTTGGTATTTCGAAATCAGCCTTACGTTCTGAAATCAAACAGACTGAGAAGTTAATTGTTGAAACGACGGGTGTTCATCCTCGTTTATTCAGGCCGGTTGCAGGCTACTATGATGATGTCATTATTGAAACGGCTGCAGAAGAGCAATATCAGGTGATTATGTGGTCGTGGCATCAGGATTCAAGGGACTGGGCTAACCCGGGTGTAGGAAGCATCATTCGAAATGTCCTGCCAAATGTTCACCCTGGAGATATTATCTTATTTCATGATGCAGGTGGGAAGAGGGTTCAGACTGTACAAGCGCTAGAAGTCATTATTCCAGCGTTAATAGAAGATGGGTATGAGCTTGTGACCGTTTCTGACTTAATTAAGCTGACAAATCATTGGACTTTATTTGAACATTTATAA
- the surE gene encoding 5'/3'-nucleotidase SurE, protein MKILVTNDDGIFSPGVAALVEVLQHFGEIFVVCPDQKRSGISHSVTLRQPLKATAVKAFGDSVNSWAVKGTPADCIRLALDVLMDEKPEIVISGMNIGATIGRDIYYSGTMAAASEASLYQVPGMAISIDHLNDSEIKFHKPKNLLYGLLETMFAERLPRNVFYNINVPYLEKKDCKGVYPVAADSSVSRYNYVELNDPDGFVYYWVKDRLNQPVMYQDGLDFSKLKEGYITICPIEGMVTQRKQLKRLEKWFPPLNESQ, encoded by the coding sequence GTGAAGATTCTTGTGACGAATGATGATGGGATCTTCAGTCCAGGAGTAGCAGCCTTAGTAGAAGTACTGCAGCATTTTGGAGAGATTTTTGTCGTGTGTCCTGATCAAAAGCGTAGTGGCATTAGTCACTCTGTTACATTACGACAGCCCCTTAAAGCAACGGCAGTGAAGGCGTTTGGAGACAGTGTGAATTCTTGGGCGGTGAAAGGAACGCCTGCAGATTGTATTAGACTTGCACTGGACGTGCTTATGGATGAAAAACCTGAAATTGTTATTTCAGGTATGAATATTGGCGCAACAATCGGACGAGATATCTATTATTCGGGTACCATGGCGGCAGCATCAGAGGCGTCTCTCTACCAAGTCCCTGGTATGGCAATCTCAATCGACCATTTAAATGATTCAGAAATCAAGTTTCACAAACCAAAGAATTTACTTTATGGATTACTTGAAACGATGTTTGCTGAACGTCTTCCTCGGAATGTCTTTTATAATATCAACGTCCCTTATTTAGAAAAAAAGGATTGCAAGGGAGTCTATCCTGTCGCGGCCGATAGTAGTGTAAGTCGTTATAATTATGTGGAGCTTAACGATCCAGATGGATTTGTCTACTATTGGGTAAAAGATCGCCTAAATCAGCCAGTCATGTATCAAGATGGATTGGATTTTTCAAAATTAAAAGAAGGCTACATCACTATTTGCCCAATTGAAGGCATGGTCACACAGAGGAAGCAGTTAAAGCGATTAGAGAAATGGTTTCCGCCCTTAAATGAATCTCAATAA
- a CDS encoding dihydrodipicolinate synthase family protein, whose product MLKEDYHIAVPTAFSDNEELDIKHTLEHISKLAGQGVRSVLVCGSTGEQHSLTLEEKLLLVEALEAYPLTREMEVIFGVSSVRQREAVRLAEAIKHTSIAGIMLGFPPYIRPSQEEVALYVEEVVKAGQKPTILYNNPLRTGFDLEVDTMIQLFNTYDQIFGLKEAGNKTQNELAEIIDSCHGIKLYAGGEMELHLKLRIGFNRLSSIAGNVYPIDVHEWFIRLLHNKTDAQKDINMQQMLHSFYEQGSPIVTIKTHLHKQGLGAGVCRSPLGQFK is encoded by the coding sequence TTGTTGAAAGAAGACTATCATATAGCTGTACCAACGGCTTTTAGCGACAATGAAGAGTTGGATATCAAACATACGCTTGAACATATAAGTAAGCTTGCAGGACAAGGTGTACGTTCGGTCCTTGTCTGTGGTTCAACAGGCGAACAGCATAGTCTCACACTTGAAGAAAAGCTACTTTTAGTTGAAGCGCTTGAAGCGTACCCTCTTACTCGCGAAATGGAGGTTATATTTGGTGTTTCATCCGTTAGGCAAAGAGAGGCTGTTCGTTTAGCTGAAGCAATTAAGCATACATCAATCGCTGGAATTATGCTTGGGTTTCCTCCATATATAAGGCCGAGTCAGGAGGAGGTTGCGCTCTATGTGGAAGAGGTCGTTAAAGCAGGACAAAAACCAACGATCTTATATAACAACCCATTGAGAACAGGGTTTGATCTTGAGGTAGATACCATGATTCAACTTTTTAACACATATGATCAAATCTTTGGATTAAAAGAAGCAGGGAATAAAACGCAGAATGAATTAGCGGAAATCATAGACAGTTGTCATGGGATAAAGTTGTATGCGGGTGGCGAGATGGAGCTTCATCTCAAACTCAGGATTGGCTTCAACCGTCTTTCCTCTATTGCCGGAAATGTGTACCCGATTGACGTGCACGAGTGGTTTATTCGATTACTTCATAATAAAACTGACGCACAGAAGGATATTAACATGCAACAAATGCTTCACTCATTTTATGAGCAAGGCTCACCGATTGTAACGATTAAAACCCATCTACATAAGCAAGGTCTTGGTGCAGGAGTCTGCAGGAGCCCTCTAGGCCAATTTAAATAG
- a CDS encoding SIMPL domain-containing protein, which translates to MTQTERTIQVQGESVLSIRPDQLSITLGVKTENQSVQQAQTENADAIQAIIQSLMSLGIHGDQIQTVVYQVDPQYDYVDGTQVFRGYLVTHLLEITVTDLTLAGTIIDQAVTNGANSVSGTQFTLGNTAQATRQALDQAMNDAYQKAQAISRTLSVPLDPMPVWVREIPVHEPGVVRPFAMFDAASSTSIQPGLVDIKAVVEVLFKYG; encoded by the coding sequence ATGACTCAGACTGAGCGCACCATTCAAGTTCAAGGAGAATCAGTTCTATCCATTCGGCCGGATCAGCTTTCTATCACACTCGGAGTAAAGACGGAGAACCAATCCGTTCAGCAAGCTCAAACAGAAAATGCAGATGCGATTCAAGCGATTATCCAGTCACTTATGTCTTTAGGGATACACGGAGATCAAATTCAAACGGTGGTTTATCAGGTCGACCCTCAATATGACTACGTTGATGGAACACAAGTGTTTCGAGGCTATCTTGTGACGCATCTTTTGGAAATCACCGTTACCGACCTTACCTTAGCTGGAACCATCATTGATCAAGCTGTAACAAATGGGGCAAATAGTGTTTCTGGCACTCAATTTACACTTGGAAACACCGCTCAAGCAACACGTCAAGCATTGGATCAAGCGATGAATGATGCGTATCAAAAGGCACAAGCTATCAGTCGTACTCTTTCCGTACCGCTTGATCCTATGCCGGTGTGGGTGCGGGAGATTCCGGTTCATGAACCTGGTGTCGTTCGTCCGTTTGCAATGTTTGATGCAGCCTCGTCTACCTCCATCCAACCTGGGTTAGTTGATATCAAGGCAGTCGTTGAAGTGCTGTTTAAATATGGTTAA
- a CDS encoding Glu/Leu/Phe/Val dehydrogenase: MSEKNATAYDHVIEQIEEATKRMKIDPIIEDFLKTPKRVVHVAFPVERDDGSTTLFQAYRSQHSDALGPYKGGLRFHPDVDLEETKALSMWMSFKCALVEIPQGGGKGGVVCDPSELSDREIRRVSRAFMEAMGDLVGPTQDVMAPDVNTNPTIMGYMMDTYSKRQSGFIPGIITGKPLILGGSEGRNQATAQGAVYLIERMLQDLDMKAGSTTVAIQGFGNGGQIAARLLYDLGCKVIAVSDSKTALYNQNGLDIPKAQEAKENGDLSSYGEDDCMSSPDELLYVETDILVPAALDGVIHENNVKQIKSQLIVELANGPTTPAAEKALVEQGVRIIPDILANSGGVIVSYLETVQNQMNYYWEEEEILKQLKDRVITSYEKVVQRAETYETSYRTAAMITAIERLQEAMIARGWL, translated from the coding sequence GTGAGTGAGAAGAATGCAACAGCATATGATCATGTGATTGAGCAAATAGAAGAAGCTACAAAGCGAATGAAAATCGATCCAATCATTGAGGACTTTCTTAAGACCCCAAAACGGGTGGTACACGTTGCATTTCCAGTTGAACGTGACGACGGTTCAACGACTTTATTTCAAGCCTACCGTTCTCAACATTCTGATGCACTAGGTCCGTATAAAGGAGGGTTGCGGTTTCATCCTGATGTCGATCTTGAGGAAACAAAAGCTTTATCAATGTGGATGAGCTTTAAATGTGCATTAGTAGAGATCCCACAAGGGGGAGGAAAAGGTGGAGTGGTTTGCGATCCAAGTGAATTAAGTGATCGCGAAATTCGCAGAGTCAGCCGGGCATTCATGGAAGCAATGGGCGATCTTGTCGGTCCAACTCAGGATGTTATGGCTCCTGACGTCAATACGAATCCAACAATCATGGGTTACATGATGGATACATATTCTAAGCGTCAGTCCGGTTTTATTCCTGGCATTATTACAGGAAAGCCATTAATTCTCGGTGGATCTGAAGGCAGAAATCAGGCTACTGCACAAGGGGCCGTTTATCTGATTGAACGAATGTTACAGGACTTAGATATGAAGGCTGGTTCAACCACGGTTGCCATTCAAGGGTTTGGCAATGGTGGCCAGATTGCGGCCAGACTTCTGTACGATCTAGGATGTAAGGTCATTGCAGTGAGTGATTCCAAAACCGCCTTATACAATCAAAATGGGTTAGATATTCCGAAGGCACAAGAAGCGAAGGAAAACGGAGATCTCTCTTCTTATGGTGAGGATGATTGTATGAGCTCACCAGACGAATTACTTTACGTGGAAACGGATATTTTAGTGCCAGCAGCTCTTGATGGCGTGATCCACGAAAACAATGTGAAACAAATAAAATCTCAGTTAATTGTTGAACTTGCAAACGGTCCTACGACTCCTGCTGCAGAAAAAGCACTGGTAGAACAAGGTGTGCGTATCATACCTGATATTTTAGCAAATAGTGGAGGTGTCATTGTTTCTTATTTAGAAACGGTTCAAAACCAAATGAATTATTATTGGGAGGAAGAGGAGATCCTCAAGCAATTAAAAGATCGTGTGATTACTAGCTATGAAAAAGTAGTGCAACGCGCTGAAACATATGAGACAAGCTATCGCACAGCAGCTATGATTACAGCAATTGAGCGTTTGCAGGAAGCGATGATTGCAAGGGGCTGGCTATGA
- a CDS encoding 4-hydroxyphenylacetate 3-hydroxylase N-terminal domain-containing protein, with the protein MGTSSGKDYIKRIDALQNVIWLNGEKVGGNVSEHPAFHGIIQSKAALYDEVQQHPDLLMDQTEQFNFAYEIPRTKEDLKKRGMAIRKWATQTAGMLGRSPDYVSSAIMAMAASSTFFGTYQQNMDRIFQEAREKDYTFTHTFINPQVSRKFYWPDGDDETIIAAKVIDETEEGIVIQGARMLATQGGLTDQLLVLPAGSFTDSSYLFGFCIASNTPGLSFVCRPSYAEGTTSFNDPLASRFDEGDAMVLFDHVLVPWDRVFLYGDSDAAAVIKTETGMEAFLLYQSANRQIAKTEWMLGIAQLMAESLVVTEYQHIQEKISEIAMAHEIMKGFVLAAEEEGKVNARGLFVPNGLKLKMAFHYFQKAYPRLTDILTLIGASGLIAIPSEKDFQSAIEPALSMTLRGEKITAEDKVKLFRLAWDLTMSAFGSRQTLYEQMFFGDPIRTPVSLYASYDKEVAKEKVASFLNIELEEE; encoded by the coding sequence ATGGGAACATCTTCAGGAAAAGACTATATTAAACGCATTGATGCTCTCCAAAATGTGATCTGGCTAAATGGAGAGAAGGTAGGAGGAAACGTCTCAGAACATCCTGCTTTTCATGGGATTATTCAAAGCAAAGCTGCTCTTTATGATGAGGTCCAGCAACACCCAGATCTACTAATGGACCAGACTGAACAGTTTAATTTTGCTTATGAAATCCCAAGGACCAAAGAGGACTTAAAGAAACGTGGGATGGCAATCCGTAAGTGGGCTACACAAACAGCAGGAATGCTTGGGAGATCGCCGGATTATGTTAGTTCTGCTATTATGGCGATGGCAGCATCCTCCACTTTTTTTGGAACGTATCAACAGAACATGGATCGCATTTTTCAAGAAGCGAGAGAAAAGGATTATACGTTTACGCACACCTTCATTAATCCTCAGGTTAGCCGAAAATTTTACTGGCCGGATGGGGATGACGAGACGATCATTGCTGCAAAAGTAATAGACGAAACAGAAGAAGGCATTGTTATTCAAGGAGCGAGAATGTTAGCTACTCAAGGCGGATTAACCGATCAGCTACTTGTTTTGCCTGCAGGAAGTTTCACTGATTCTTCGTATTTGTTTGGGTTTTGCATAGCATCAAATACACCTGGTCTTTCTTTTGTATGTAGACCTTCCTATGCTGAAGGCACAACGTCGTTTAACGATCCACTTGCCTCTCGGTTCGATGAGGGAGATGCTATGGTCCTATTCGATCATGTGTTAGTGCCATGGGATCGTGTTTTTCTCTATGGAGACTCAGATGCGGCAGCTGTGATAAAAACAGAAACGGGAATGGAAGCCTTTTTGTTATATCAATCAGCAAACAGGCAAATAGCAAAAACAGAGTGGATGCTTGGAATTGCTCAACTGATGGCTGAGAGTCTAGTCGTTACCGAATATCAGCATATTCAGGAGAAAATTAGTGAGATCGCAATGGCTCATGAAATCATGAAAGGGTTTGTTCTCGCTGCCGAGGAGGAAGGGAAAGTGAACGCCCGAGGCTTATTCGTTCCAAACGGGCTAAAGCTTAAGATGGCATTTCATTATTTCCAAAAAGCGTATCCAAGACTTACAGATATTCTTACGCTTATTGGTGCCAGCGGCTTGATTGCGATTCCTTCAGAAAAGGATTTTCAATCGGCAATTGAACCAGCCCTGTCAATGACGTTACGAGGGGAAAAGATAACAGCTGAAGACAAGGTGAAGCTTTTTAGATTGGCATGGGATTTAACCATGAGTGCATTCGGATCCAGACAGACGTTATATGAACAGATGTTTTTCGGTGACCCAATCCGCACCCCTGTTTCTTTATACGCTTCGTACGATAAAGAAGTAGCAAAAGAAAAAGTTGCATCCTTTTTAAACATCGAACTAGAAGAAGAGTAG
- the yidA gene encoding sugar-phosphatase — protein sequence MIKLIAIDIDGTLLNDKHEVTDEVQQALHAAKQKGVKVVLCTGRPIGGVKQYLDALNLTEDGDFVIAYNGALVQNAHTNEVVSELTLEYKDLQMIYNISKELNSPMHYFDSANLYSPNRQISEYTVLESYLTTVPLSYMPVEEAPEDIIIPKMMFIDKPEVLDQTIARIPAEMKDNYMLVKSSPFFLEILNPNVSKGNAVKLLAETLGIKQEEVMAIGDNGNDVTMVQFAGCGVAMGNAIPELKEVANHVTATNNENGVAKAINEFVL from the coding sequence ATGATTAAATTAATTGCCATTGATATTGATGGTACGCTACTGAATGATAAGCACGAGGTAACAGACGAAGTGCAGCAGGCCTTGCACGCAGCGAAACAAAAAGGAGTCAAGGTCGTATTATGTACCGGAAGACCCATTGGTGGTGTGAAGCAATACCTAGATGCACTAAACTTAACGGAAGACGGAGACTTTGTTATTGCTTATAATGGGGCATTGGTTCAAAATGCACATACAAACGAAGTCGTGTCTGAGCTTACGCTTGAATATAAAGACTTACAAATGATTTACAACATTAGTAAAGAGCTAAATTCACCAATGCATTACTTCGATTCGGCGAACCTGTATTCACCTAATCGCCAAATTAGTGAATATACAGTACTGGAATCTTACCTCACAACCGTTCCACTAAGCTACATGCCTGTTGAAGAGGCGCCAGAGGACATCATTATTCCTAAAATGATGTTCATTGATAAGCCGGAAGTATTAGATCAAACCATTGCCCGTATCCCGGCAGAGATGAAAGATAACTACATGCTTGTGAAAAGCTCACCGTTCTTCTTAGAAATCTTAAATCCAAATGTAAGCAAAGGAAATGCTGTGAAGCTGCTTGCTGAAACATTAGGAATTAAACAAGAAGAAGTGATGGCCATTGGCGACAATGGAAATGATGTAACGATGGTCCAATTCGCTGGGTGTGGAGTTGCCATGGGTAATGCGATTCCTGAATTAAAGGAAGTAGCTAACCATGTCACAGCGACAAACAACGAAAACGGTGTAGCCAAGGCCATTAACGAATTTGTGCTTTAG
- a CDS encoding VOC family protein — translation MIHHIELYVSNVEESKAFWGWLLEDLGYTLYQEWDEGFSFKQDHSYIVFVQVEPRFIEEGYHRKRIGLNHLAFFGRSRVHIDELTNSLQERGTRLLYQNTHPYAGGDKHYAVYFEDPDRIKVEVVAP, via the coding sequence ATGATTCATCATATTGAACTGTACGTATCAAACGTAGAAGAATCAAAAGCATTTTGGGGTTGGCTTTTAGAAGATTTAGGTTATACGTTATACCAGGAATGGGACGAGGGCTTTAGTTTTAAGCAAGATCACAGCTATATTGTCTTTGTTCAAGTAGAGCCACGTTTTATAGAAGAAGGATACCATCGTAAACGAATTGGGTTAAATCATCTTGCATTTTTCGGTCGCTCCCGTGTACATATTGATGAATTAACCAACTCATTACAAGAACGAGGCACGCGTCTCTTATATCAAAATACTCACCCCTATGCTGGAGGAGACAAGCACTACGCTGTTTATTTTGAGGATCCAGATCGAATAAAGGTTGAAGTTGTCGCTCCTTGA
- a CDS encoding SDR family oxidoreductase, with translation MKVLVVGANGQIGKQVVEKIQKEGKHTAKAAVRKEEQLSQFQDLGAETALIDLEGSIDDIAEAAKGTDAVIFAAGSGGHTGADKTILIDLDGAIKTVEAAKQAGVKRFLMVSAIGVHRRENWSSEIQHYSAAKHYADVWLESSGLDYTIVRPGGLTNDEGTGKVVAAKDLDRGYIPREDVANTLVAALDEESVINKGFDLVSGELSVEEALKEV, from the coding sequence ATGAAGGTTTTAGTAGTAGGAGCAAATGGACAAATTGGGAAGCAAGTAGTAGAAAAGATTCAAAAGGAAGGTAAGCACACAGCTAAAGCAGCCGTTCGTAAAGAAGAGCAATTATCTCAATTTCAAGATCTAGGAGCTGAAACAGCCCTAATTGATCTAGAAGGTAGTATTGATGATATCGCAGAAGCTGCAAAAGGAACAGATGCTGTCATTTTTGCTGCTGGATCAGGTGGACATACTGGTGCAGACAAAACCATTTTAATTGACTTAGATGGCGCGATAAAAACAGTGGAAGCAGCTAAACAAGCAGGTGTGAAGCGTTTCTTAATGGTCAGTGCGATTGGGGTTCACAGACGTGAGAATTGGAGTAGTGAAATCCAGCACTATAGCGCGGCGAAGCACTATGCAGATGTATGGCTTGAGTCAAGTGGTCTTGACTACACAATTGTGCGTCCAGGAGGACTGACAAACGACGAGGGCACAGGCAAGGTTGTTGCAGCGAAGGATCTCGATCGTGGGTATATTCCACGCGAAGACGTAGCGAACACACTTGTTGCAGCACTTGACGAAGAGTCTGTTATCAATAAAGGCTTTGACTTGGTGTCGGGTGAATTATCCGTTGAAGAAGCACTAAAAGAAGTATAA